One window of Psychrilyobacter piezotolerans genomic DNA carries:
- a CDS encoding IS110 family transposase, which produces MKFNQNSKISQVKESSLIVGIDIGSTTQYARAFDWRGIELSKTFKFANSSIGFEKFNDWLQKVCQKHQKTEIIAGLEPTGHYWFNLCENMKNHNITIAMVNPYHVKQTKELDDNNQTKNDSKDPKVIAKLVINGRFSYPYIPEGIYADLRVADRCREKIVNELNGIKNRLHRWVSIYFPEYKLAYSAIDSKSGLMILKETPLPKEIVELGVDGILKKWKDAKLRAVGLSKAKKLVEAAKQSIGFTKGTEMAKLDIQMMIEDYEYKTKQLDMITEESENLCNEIPETKKLLAIKGVGIATVTAFAAEVGDIKRFKSAKQVQKYAGLSLMENSSGKHNSSTRISKRGRSRLRAILFRAAMPLIGKNEEFSEIYKYYITRTNSPLKKMQAVIAICCKLIRIFFTILTKGIEYSGKKLLLDIRRPTLEQVA; this is translated from the coding sequence ATGAAGTTTAACCAAAATAGCAAAATAAGTCAAGTAAAAGAATCAAGTTTAATAGTAGGAATCGATATCGGAAGTACAACTCAATATGCTAGAGCATTTGATTGGAGGGGAATTGAGTTATCAAAAACCTTTAAATTTGCAAATAGTAGCATTGGATTTGAAAAATTTAATGATTGGCTTCAAAAGGTTTGTCAAAAACATCAAAAAACAGAAATAATAGCAGGATTAGAGCCAACAGGTCATTACTGGTTTAATTTATGTGAGAATATGAAAAATCACAATATAACCATTGCAATGGTTAATCCATATCATGTCAAGCAAACTAAGGAATTAGATGATAACAATCAAACAAAGAATGACTCCAAGGATCCGAAAGTAATCGCGAAATTAGTCATCAATGGGCGATTTAGTTATCCATATATACCAGAAGGAATATACGCTGATTTAAGAGTTGCAGACAGGTGTAGAGAAAAGATTGTCAATGAGTTAAATGGTATTAAGAACAGACTCCATAGATGGGTTTCAATATATTTTCCTGAGTACAAACTAGCATATTCTGCTATAGATTCAAAAAGTGGTTTGATGATATTAAAAGAAACCCCTTTGCCTAAAGAAATTGTTGAATTGGGCGTTGATGGTATTTTAAAAAAATGGAAAGATGCAAAATTAAGAGCAGTAGGATTAAGTAAGGCTAAAAAGCTAGTAGAGGCTGCTAAACAAAGTATCGGGTTTACAAAAGGTACTGAAATGGCTAAATTAGATATTCAAATGATGATAGAGGATTATGAGTACAAAACCAAACAATTGGATATGATAACGGAAGAATCGGAGAATTTATGTAATGAAATTCCTGAAACCAAGAAATTACTTGCGATCAAAGGTGTTGGAATAGCTACTGTAACTGCTTTTGCAGCAGAAGTAGGTGATATTAAACGTTTTAAATCAGCTAAACAAGTTCAAAAGTATGCTGGATTATCTTTAATGGAAAATAGCTCCGGAAAACACAATAGTTCAACAAGGATAAGTAAAAGGGGCAGAAGCAGACTCAGAGCTATACTATTTCGAGCTGCAATGCCATTAATAGGAAAAAATGAAGAATTTTCAGAGATATATAAATATTACATCACTAGAACCAATAGTCCACTGAAGAAAATGCAAGCCGTAATAGCCATTTGCTGTAAACTCATAAGAATATTCTTCACGATATTAACTAAAGGAATTGAATATAGTGGCAAAAAATTATTGTTAGATATAAGAAGACCAACATTGGAACAAGTAGCATAA